A genome region from Camelina sativa cultivar DH55 chromosome 10, Cs, whole genome shotgun sequence includes the following:
- the LOC104719027 gene encoding DUF21 domain-containing protein At4g14240 isoform X2, which yields MHLINAVAAARMLSGLGQANSNGGEAIPFGSFEWITYAGISCFLVLFAGIMSGLTLGLMSLGLVELEILQRSGTANEKKQAAAIFPVVQKQHQLLVTLLLCNAMAMEGLPIYLDKLFNEYVAIILSVTFVLAFGEVIPQAICTRYGLAVGANFVCLVRILMTLCYPIAFPIGKILDLVLGHNDALFRRAQLKALVSIHSQEAGKGGELTHDETTIISGALDLTEKTAQEAMTPIESTFSLDVNSKLDWEAMGKILARGHSRVPVYSGNPKNVIGLLLVKSLLTVRPETETLVSAVCIRRIPRVPADMPLYDILNEFQKGSSHMAAVVKVKGKNRVPPSTLLEENTDESNDSDLTAPLLLKREGNHDNVIVTIDKANGQSFFPNNESGPHGFSHTSEAIEDGEVIGIITLEDVFEELLQEEIVDETDEYVDVHKRIRVAAAAAASSIARAPSSRKLLAQKGTGGQNKQGQPIKGSGQEQDKLLGTIAEPIRRNN from the exons ATGCATCTGATTAATGCGGTGGCGGCGGCGAGGATGTTATCCGGACTCGGACAAGCCAACAGTAACGGCGGTGAAGCGATCCCGTTTGGATCGTTTGAGTGGATCACTTACGCCGGAATCTCTTGTTTCCTCGTTCTCTTCGCTGGAATCATGTCTGGGCTCACTTTGGGGCTTATGTCTCTTGGCCTTGTTGAGCTCGAGATTCTTCAGCGTAGTGGTACAGCTAACGAGAAGAAACAAGCCG CTGCGATTTTTCCGGTTGTTCAGAAACAGCATCAGCTATTAGTGACACTGCTTCTCTGTAATGCTATGGCAATGGAG GGGCTACCTATATATTTGGATAAGTTATTCAATGAATACGTTGCGATTATTCTTTCCGTCACATTCGTTCTTGCTTTCGGTGAG GTTATTCCTCAAGCGATATGCACCAGGTATGGACTCGCCGTTGGAGCAAATTTTGTCTGCCTTGTCCGCATTTTAATGACGCTATGCTACCCTATTGCTTTTCCCATTGGAAAG ATCTTAGATTTGGTGCTGGGACACAATGACGCTTTATTTAGGCGGGCTCAGTTGAAAGCTCTTGTATCCATTCATAGCCAAGAG GCTGGCAAGGGAGGTGAACTTACGCATGATGAGACCACAATCATTAGTGGAGCTCTAGATTTGACTGAGAAG ACTGCACAAGAAGCCATGACACCAATTGAATCGACCTTCTCCTTGGATGTAAATTCAAAGTTGGATTG GGAAGCTATGGGTAAGATTCTGGCACGAGGCCATAGCCGTGTTCCTGTCTACTCTGGTAATCCAAAAAATGTTATCGGACTTCTTTTG GTGAAGAGTCTACTTACAGTTCGCCCAGAAACAGAGACCCTTGTCAGTGCAGTTTGTATACGTCGAATTCCAAG GGTTCCAGCTGATATGCCTCTGTATGATATACTCAATGAGTTTCAAAAGGGAAGTAGTCACATGGCTGCAGTTGTGAAGGTTAAGGGGAAAAACAGAGTTCCTCCTTCAACTTTGCTTGAAGAGAATACTGATGAAAGCAATGACTCCGATTTGACTGCACCTCTGTTACTAAAACGAGAAGGAAACCACGACAATGTCATTGTTACCATTGACAAGGCTAATGGACAATCGTTCTTTCCAAACAACGAGAGTGGACCACACGGGTTCTCACATACTTCGGAGGCTATAGAAGATGGCGAGGTAATAGGTATCATCACTTTGGAAGATGTGTTTGAAGAACTTTTGCAAGAAGAAATTGTGGATGAAACAGATGAATATGTTGACGTACATAAAAG GATCCGAGTAGCAGCAGCAGCGGCTGCCTCATCAATAGCGAGAGCTCCTTCAAGCCGGAAATTGCTGGCACAAAAGGGAACT GGAGGACAAAATAAGCAAGGGCAGCCCATAAAAGGTTCAGGTCAGGAACAAGATAAACTGCTTGGAACTATTGCCGAGCCGATTCGAAGAAACAACTGA
- the LOC104719028 gene encoding DUF21 domain-containing protein At4g14230-like, whose protein sequence is MHPINAVVAARMLAGISQSNTVGSEAIPFGSLEWITYAGISCFLVLFAGIMSGLTLGLMSLGLVELEILQRSGTPKEKKQSAAIFPVVQKQHQLLVTLLLFNALAMEGLPIYLDKIFNEYVAIILSVTFVLFVGEVIPQAICTRYGLAVGANLVWLVRILMVLSYPISFPIAKMLDWVLGHGDPLFRRAQLKALVSIHGEAAGKGGELTHDETTIISGALDLTEKTAQEAMTPIESTFSLDINSKLDREAMDMIQARGHSRVPVYSENPKNVVGLLLVKSLLTVRPETGTLVSAVGIRRIPRVPADMPLYDILNEFQKGSSHMAAVVKVKGKSKGLPPTVLEEAVLEENSGKSELTAPLLLKREGSNDNVIVRIDKASGQSFISDAGRQGFSDTSEEIEDGDVVGIITLEDVFEELLQEEIVDETDEYIDVHKRIRVATVAAVAISSLARAPSGRRLLAQKGTVPKTPKASSTSNSNSK, encoded by the exons ATGCATCCGATAAATGCGGTGGTTGCGGCGAGGATGTTGGCCGGAATCTCGCAATCTAACACCGTGGGAAGCGAAGCCATCCCATTCGGATCGCTGGAGTGGATCACTTACGCCGGAATCTCTTGTTTCCTCGTCCTCTTCGCCGGAATTATGTCTGGGCTCACTTTGGGTCTCATGTCTCTAGGTCTCGTCGAGCTCGAGATCCTCCAACGCAGTGGTActccaaaagagaagaaacaatcaG CTGCGATTTTTCCGGTTGTTCAGAAACAGCATCAGCTTTTGGTAACTCTGCTTCTGTTCAATGCTCTTGCTATGGAG GGGCTTCCTATATACTTGGATAAGATATTCAATGAGTATGTTGCTATTATTCTATCCGTCACTTTCGTGCTCTTCGTCGgagag GTTATACCTCAAGCTATATGTACCAGGTATGGATTAGCAGTGGGAGCTAATTTGGTATGGCTTGTCCGTATCTTAATGGTTCTATCGTATCCGATATCTTTTCCTATTGCAAAGATGTTGGATTGGGTACTGGGACACGGTGACCCTTTATTTAGGAGAGCTCAGTTAAAAGCTCTTGTATCGATTCACGGTGAAGCTGCTGGCAAGGGAGGTGAACTTACACATGATGAGACCACGATCATTAGTGGAGCACTTGATTTGACTGAGAAGACTGCCCAAGAAGCTATGACGCCAATTGAATCAACTTTTTCCTTGGATATAAATTCAAAGTTGGATAG GGAAGCTATGGATATGATTCAAGCACGAGGTCACAGCCGCGTTCCTGTCTACTCTGAGAATCCAAAAAATGTTGTCGGACTTCTCTTG GTGAAGAGTCTCCTTACAGTTCGCCCTGAGACAGGGACTCTTGTCAGTGCAGTTGGTATACGCCGAATTCCAAG GGTTCCGGCTGATATGCCTCTGTATGATATACTGAATGAGTTTCAAAAAGGGAGCAGTCACATGGCTGCAGTTGTGAAGGTTAAGGGGAAAAGCAAAGGTCTTCCTCCGACTGTGCTTGAAGAAGCTGTGCTTGAAGAAAATAGTGGTAAATCCGAGTTGACTGCACCTCTGTTACTGAAGCGAGAAGGGAGCAACGACAATGTCATTGTACGCATCGACAAGGCTAGTGGGCAATCATTCATCAGCGATGCCGGCAGACAAGGGTTTTCGGATACTTCAGAGGAGATTGAAGATGGAGATGTAGTCGGTATCATCACATTGGAAGATGTGTTTGAAGAACTTCTGCAGGAGGAGATTGTGGATGAAACAGATGAGTATATAGACGTGCATAAAAGGATTCGGGTGGCGACTGTAGCAGCGGTGGCCATTTCATCCTTAGCGAGAGCACCTTCAGGCCGGAGGTTACTGGCCCAAAAGGGAACT gTACCAAAAACGCCGAAGGCATCTTCTACTTCTAATTCTAATTCTAAATAG
- the LOC104720397 gene encoding plant UBX domain-containing protein 16-like, with product MEPSFPNHQRVLTTRSQLDGTIDLCDQDQLISSFLEIAVGQTTETARGFLQTSGWNINVAIDLFLITNNNNSDSFTHHDSHEVEDWTTSGTYDSSYSDEESDSDVSSSYSPPPSYILQEGSFEDVKYFSSEKNRWLIVNLQSRTELASHTLNEDVWSNYVIAQAVQSNFILWQVNNDTVEGQKISSFYKIESAPPVVLVIDPITGQKMGMWSGVIEYDSLYEELMKFTDAGPHEYIASLIRDRRTETTETCLSSNIAYEIPAPSWGEEFDGKEDTWSSSNNNNQVADPSLEQEYEDGDEWETRSSCSDNSDDFVPPFIGEEYTESDEACLEFPVLTEELKGDCDPSVLCSLCIRFPDGRRKPRKFLKSEPIQLLWSFCYSHMDESEKKAFKLVQAIPGASKTLDYGADITFDQSGLANSMISVTLG from the coding sequence ATGGAGCCATCTTTTCCGAACCATCAGAGAGTATTAACAACAAGGTCACAGCTTGACGGAACGATCGATCTCTGTGATCAGGATCAACTGATCTCGTCTTTCCTTGAGATCGCTGTCGGTCAGACCACAGAAACCGCAAGGGGATTCTTACAGACATCAGGTTGGAACATTAATGTAGCCATCGACCTCTTTCTGATCACCAACAACAATAATTCTGATTCGTTCACGCATCACGATAGTCATGAAGTCGAGGACTGGACAACATCAGGAACGTATGATAGTTCATACTCTGATGAAGAATCAGACTCGGATGTGTCTTCCTCgtattctcctcctccttcataTATACTTCAAGAGGGTTCTTTTGAAGATGTGAAGTATTTCTCAAGTGAAAAGAATCGATGGTTGATAGTGAATCTCCAGTCCAGGACGGAGTTAGCTTCTCATACACTTAATGAAGATGTATGGTCAAACTACGTGATTGCTCAAGCAGTTCAGTCCAACTTCATCTTATGGCAGGTCAATAATGACACAGTCGAAGGTCAGAAAATCTCTAGTTTCTACAAGATCGAATCTGCTCCTCCTGTGGTGCTTGTAATCGATCCCATCACTGGCCAGAAGATGGGTATGTGGAGCGGCGTGATTGAATATGACAGTCTTTACGAGGAATTGATGAAGTTTACGGACGCTGGTCCTCACGAATACATTGCTTCTCTGATAAGGGACAGGCGGACGGAGACTACAGAGACCTGTTTGTCAAGCAACATCGCCTATGAAATACCTGCTCCTTCCTGGGGTGAAGAATTTGATGGAAAGGAGGATACTTGGTCATCAAgtaacaataacaatcaagttGCGGATCCTTCTTTGGAGCAAGAATATGAAGATGGAGACGAGTGGGAGACTCGGTCGTCATGTAGCGACAACAGTGATGACTTCGTGCCTCCTTTTATTGGGGAAGAATATACAGAGTCTGATGAGGCTTGTTTAGAGTTCCCGGTTTTGACAGAAGAGCTAAAGGGAGACTGTGATCCAAGCGTTTTGTGTAGTCTGTGCATTCGATTTCCAGATGGGAGGAGAAAGCCGAGGAAGTTTCTGAAGAGCGAACCGATTCAGCTTCTTTGGTCTTTCTGTTATTCTCATATGGATGAATCTGAGAAAAAGGCTTTCAAGCTGGTCCAGGCGATTCCCGGTGCTTCCAAGACTCTAGATTATGGAGCTGACATCACGTTTGACCAATCTGGGCTCGCTAATTCGATGATCTCGGTTACTTTgggatga
- the LOC104719031 gene encoding E3 ubiquitin-protein ligase RHF1A-like — translation MSNFTYTSAFNLSDSPLNSAIGSSSSSSSSAFVSASDDDNTDDACSICLEPFTLQDPSTVTSCKHEYHLQCIIEWSQRSKECPICWQLFVLRDPASQELLVAVEKERLLKTKNISSSSPISIHHHSHEDFHSEEEESQFSSFDEQFLRHLTEAAHRPCLLRRRGQGQISSSLVSSSDLSTIHPSDLASFYRISAISQVENLCPSPGSMTASPISGHSSAPPDSSNASRISPGLSPSRSSQSPDPREASSLPEAIKSKLAAASAKYKESISKSKQGLKEKLLARNNSVKELSKGVQREMNAGIAGVARMIERLDFASKRFGGSAHVSTSTATASGFNFSFKGKRVEANTKSNNSGDKTEPQKLQGGETC, via the exons ATGTCTAATTTCACTTACACTTCTGCTTTCAACCTATCAGACTCCCCTTTAAATTCCGCcattggttcttcttcttcttcttcttcctctgcgtTCGTCTCCGCTTCCGATGATGATAATACCGACGACGCTTGTAGCATCTGTCTCGAGCCTTTCACTCTCCAGGATCCTTCCACT GTGACCAGTTGCAAACATGAATATCACCTTCAGTGCATCATTGAATG GTCACAGAGAAGCAAAGAGTGTCCTATTTGCTGgcaattgtttgttttgagagatCCTGCTAG CCAAGAGCTTTTGGTAGCTGTGGAAAAGGAAAGATTGTTGAAAACCAAGAACatatcttcatcatctccaatatccattcatcatcactctcatGAGGATTTTCACTCTGAAGAG GAGGAATCGCAGTTTAGCAGCTTTGATGAGCAATTCTTGAGGCATCTCACCGAAGCTGCACATAGGCCTTGTTTGCTTCGCAGAAGGGGGCAGGGTCAAATATCCTCAAGTCTTGTTTCGTCCAGTGATCTTAGTACTATTCATCCTTCTGATTTGGCCAGTTTTTATCGTATCTCTGCTATTTCCCAAGTTGAAAACCTTTGTCCGAGTCCTGGCTCAATGACAGCATCCCCTATCTCTGGTCACTCTTCCGCTCCTCCAGATAGCAGCAACGCATCCAG AATCTCCCCTGGCCTTTCTCCATCTCGTTCATCTCAAAGTCCAGATCCACGTGAAGCATCCTCTCTTCCCGAAGCCATAAAATCCAAACTAGCTGCTGCTTCTGCAAA GTACAAGGAATCGATCTCTAAAAGTAAACAAGGTCTTAAGGAAAAGCTACTTGCTCGCAATAACTCGGTGAAAGAATTGAGCAAAGGAGTGCAACGTGAGATGAATGCAGGAATAGCTGGTGTTGCACGAATGATCGAACGCTTGGATTTTGCTTCTAAACGTTTTGGAGGGTCTGCTCATGTATCAACCTCCACTGCTACTGCTTCTGGATTCAATTTCTCATTCAAAGGGAAGCGTGTAGAAGCCAATACCAAGTCTAACAACAGTGGGGACAAAACCGAACCCCAAAAGCTGCAG GGTGGAGAAACGTGCTGA
- the LOC104719030 gene encoding putative zinc finger A20 and AN1 domain-containing stress-associated protein 8, translating into MSGEPSLCIRGCGFFSSSQTKNLCSKCYNDFLKEESARYLATLKNNLKKAAEAAEEVTAEEVAAIEVKKKDKKKISRCNTCKKKVGLVGFHCRCGHMFCGSHRYPEEHSCPSDYKSAAIHELTKQNPIVKGDKLFRL; encoded by the coding sequence ATGTCAGGAGAACCTTCTTTATGCATTAGAGGCTGTGGCTTCTTCAGCTCTTCACAGACAAAGAACCTATGCTCTAAGTGCTACAACGATTTCTTAAAGGAAGAGTCTGCCAGATACTTAGCCACGTTGAAAAACAACTTGAAAAAAGCAGCGGAGGCGGCTGAAGAGGTCACAGCCGAGGAGGTGGCGGCCAttgaggtgaagaagaaggataagaaaAAGATTAGTAGATGCAATACGTGCAAGAAGAAGGTGGGGTTGGTAGGGTTTCACTGTAGATGTGGTCACATGTTCTGCGGGTCTCACCGATACCCGGAGGAGCATTCTTGTCCGTCGGATTATAAATCAGCCGCCATACACGagctaacaaaacaaaaccctatcgTCAAGGGTGATAAACTCTTCAGACTTTAA
- the LOC104719027 gene encoding DUF21 domain-containing protein At4g14240 isoform X1 has protein sequence MHLINAVAAARMLSGLGQANSNGGEAIPFGSFEWITYAGISCFLVLFAGIMSGLTLGLMSLGLVELEILQRSGTANEKKQAAAIFPVVQKQHQLLVTLLLCNAMAMEGLPIYLDKLFNEYVAIILSVTFVLAFGEVIPQAICTRYGLAVGANFVCLVRILMTLCYPIAFPIGKILDLVLGHNDALFRRAQLKALVSIHSQEAGKGGELTHDETTIISGALDLTEKWYLIGQTAQEAMTPIESTFSLDVNSKLDWEAMGKILARGHSRVPVYSGNPKNVIGLLLVKSLLTVRPETETLVSAVCIRRIPRVPADMPLYDILNEFQKGSSHMAAVVKVKGKNRVPPSTLLEENTDESNDSDLTAPLLLKREGNHDNVIVTIDKANGQSFFPNNESGPHGFSHTSEAIEDGEVIGIITLEDVFEELLQEEIVDETDEYVDVHKRIRVAAAAAASSIARAPSSRKLLAQKGTGGQNKQGQPIKGSGQEQDKLLGTIAEPIRRNN, from the exons ATGCATCTGATTAATGCGGTGGCGGCGGCGAGGATGTTATCCGGACTCGGACAAGCCAACAGTAACGGCGGTGAAGCGATCCCGTTTGGATCGTTTGAGTGGATCACTTACGCCGGAATCTCTTGTTTCCTCGTTCTCTTCGCTGGAATCATGTCTGGGCTCACTTTGGGGCTTATGTCTCTTGGCCTTGTTGAGCTCGAGATTCTTCAGCGTAGTGGTACAGCTAACGAGAAGAAACAAGCCG CTGCGATTTTTCCGGTTGTTCAGAAACAGCATCAGCTATTAGTGACACTGCTTCTCTGTAATGCTATGGCAATGGAG GGGCTACCTATATATTTGGATAAGTTATTCAATGAATACGTTGCGATTATTCTTTCCGTCACATTCGTTCTTGCTTTCGGTGAG GTTATTCCTCAAGCGATATGCACCAGGTATGGACTCGCCGTTGGAGCAAATTTTGTCTGCCTTGTCCGCATTTTAATGACGCTATGCTACCCTATTGCTTTTCCCATTGGAAAG ATCTTAGATTTGGTGCTGGGACACAATGACGCTTTATTTAGGCGGGCTCAGTTGAAAGCTCTTGTATCCATTCATAGCCAAGAG GCTGGCAAGGGAGGTGAACTTACGCATGATGAGACCACAATCATTAGTGGAGCTCTAGATTTGACTGAGAAG TGGTATTTGATTGGACAGACTGCACAAGAAGCCATGACACCAATTGAATCGACCTTCTCCTTGGATGTAAATTCAAAGTTGGATTG GGAAGCTATGGGTAAGATTCTGGCACGAGGCCATAGCCGTGTTCCTGTCTACTCTGGTAATCCAAAAAATGTTATCGGACTTCTTTTG GTGAAGAGTCTACTTACAGTTCGCCCAGAAACAGAGACCCTTGTCAGTGCAGTTTGTATACGTCGAATTCCAAG GGTTCCAGCTGATATGCCTCTGTATGATATACTCAATGAGTTTCAAAAGGGAAGTAGTCACATGGCTGCAGTTGTGAAGGTTAAGGGGAAAAACAGAGTTCCTCCTTCAACTTTGCTTGAAGAGAATACTGATGAAAGCAATGACTCCGATTTGACTGCACCTCTGTTACTAAAACGAGAAGGAAACCACGACAATGTCATTGTTACCATTGACAAGGCTAATGGACAATCGTTCTTTCCAAACAACGAGAGTGGACCACACGGGTTCTCACATACTTCGGAGGCTATAGAAGATGGCGAGGTAATAGGTATCATCACTTTGGAAGATGTGTTTGAAGAACTTTTGCAAGAAGAAATTGTGGATGAAACAGATGAATATGTTGACGTACATAAAAG GATCCGAGTAGCAGCAGCAGCGGCTGCCTCATCAATAGCGAGAGCTCCTTCAAGCCGGAAATTGCTGGCACAAAAGGGAACT GGAGGACAAAATAAGCAAGGGCAGCCCATAAAAGGTTCAGGTCAGGAACAAGATAAACTGCTTGGAACTATTGCCGAGCCGATTCGAAGAAACAACTGA